GTTCTGCCTGCGTTGACAGTCCTGACTGGTTGGCCGCATCGGTCCCTCCTTCGGACACAATCAACGGGTCATGAAAGAATCGGTCCTTGGCAAAGTCATTTCTCACCCTTGTTTTCGTTTCCAAACCCCAATTTTCTTTCCCAAACCTAATAGCAGTAGTATAAATCCTGGTACGCACACTCCTCcctccacatctctctctcaaaacattGCACATATAaccctttttttataactcaagtgttcgAATCATCTTAAGCATACCTCGATTGGCTTTGAAGGCTAATTCCACCGTGTACTTACAAATAcctccctttctctttctctctctctccaaacgcAAAAGATGGAAGAAATGCCCGACAGTGAAGGGGTATCTTTCTGTCTCAGCTTCAAATTCTACTCTTCCGGTAGATGTGAAGAAACAGCTGCCAAATTCACTGAGGAGAAAAAGCCACTGGAAACCTTGACCGACACTGAGGACGATATTGATTTCACTTTCGTACTCGGCGATTCGGACCTCATCGCTGACGAGACCTCCGGTGAGGGGCAAATTCGTCAACTTTTCCCCATTTTCAACCCCGATCTTCCAGTACGCAACGGCCTGGACCAAAGTGATGGTAAGAAGCCGACTGGATTGACTCTGAGACTTCCGTTGCAGAAATTGTTCGCCGATGAATTGGAAAGTGTACCTGCGGGGGAGTACAGTGTATGGAGGCCGAAAGCAGTCGATTCTTCGAGTAGATACAAGAAGTGTGGTTCGACTGGATCGGCGTTGAAGCGGTGGAAGCTTCGCGATTTGTTGTTACTTCGACGTCGAAGCAACAGCGAAGGCAAGGAGGGCTCGTCCGTGTTCATGACTCCGAAGAACAGAGAGCTAAAGGCAGAGAAACAGGGGAGACTTGAGACTACGAAGGCGGGAAAAGAAAAGGCGAAGGAGAAGGTGTATCGCTGCCGGCTCACGAAGTGTTTTACAAACGGAATCCAGCATGTATGGCCGTAAACGAGTCGAGTTGTGCCGTGTTCAAgtttgtttattaaattttttgacaagctcgagctcgaacaTATGAGCCAATTAAGCGTGAGCCGAGCCAATCGAAACTTGACTCGACCTCGTTcaagcttgttcacgagcctttaacaaaccaacaaacatatttttatacttGCATAGTAGAGAAAACTTTGATTGTGCATGTGCCTTCATCGATATGGGTTACAAGAAAAAGTTGAGAAATATATAGTGATAcaatttactatagtttttgaGTATTGCAAAACAACACATCACTTTTGAATCAATAAAAATTAAAGTAATGTAATCTCctttcgtttaaaaaaaaagaaaaaagagagccttatagagccgagtcgagccgagtgTTTTGTGAGGATAGTTAAGCAACTTATGTtgtactaatttttttcccttttaatttccCAATAGGGCTAGTGTTGCTTGTTAGGACATGTAGATAGGGATAGCAACCCCAAACAGAACCTGTAATCTCATTTTGATATCTATTGGTATTCGTTTCCGAAACTATTTTGATGTACATTGATTCCATACGGTAGATGTGGGGCTTGTACACTGGACGATTTCGGACACATAAGATGTGTCTGGATATTTGCACTTTGATTTTTGTTGGTAGCATTTTTTGAGTTTAACATCTACGACGGAAAGCTGAAAGGAATTTTCCCCACCTGCAGATAAATAAAATGGAGGGAGCAACTCATCTCAAGACTCCAATCCCACCATACACTCAGGCCCGTTCcataaacttttttaaaaaataagcagcttatttcacatttttaaattcaaaaataatgtaaatgaaaaatattttttaaattttttttgcaccgtataaaagatcttaatgagatccattaaacaagatctatattggtagaaaaattatttgcgtaaacacattatttttgagcttgaaattgccttcttaaaaaataaatatttaaatcGAGCTGCGGAACGAAGCCTCAAAACTCTCCTTTGTGGGCTTCGCAAGGCCCATGGTGGTGATCCAAGTTGTTTATCTCGTAGAACTCGCTGAGAAAATACACATATACTCCACTATAGAAGTAGTTTGATGTGACATCGACGGATAAACTAACTAATCGTTTCTTGTTTCACAAATTGGAGATTTAGTTTGAAATCGTTATTAATTACAGTCCATCttaagtactctctccgtcccaaaatggatgacaatttttgaaactcgtgtcatttttcatcgcttatatctttcaatctataatatttttcatgaatttgaaaactttgtataatagaactaatcaagaactatcaaacaagattcatattgcatatattttgagatccatattgaaagatataagtaattgaaatcggcacagatatcaaaaattgacatctaatttgggacagagggagtataaaatAAGGTACGATTAGCTAGTTAGCATGATTGTTTATATCCGATCAAACTAGTTTCTTTTTCTCCGTTCCTAGTTCTCAACGGGGTTTACGTGATGAAATGTTCGAACCACCACCGTAGTGGGCTCTTCAGAGTTCACAAAGTGAGGCGTGTACGGTGGAGATCTATGGGGTCTTAGAAACTGCTCCCAGCCTCCCACTAATGAAGAAATCCTTTCCGACAAAGTTCGCAATGTTCGAATCACCGTTTTGGGCTCTTCAAAGTTTGATTAGCCCGATCGAGTAGATAAATAAAGAAGTTCGATTATGATTGTTTCATAAAAAATACTGTATTAgcaatcaaaatatttatgcGAGCTGTTACAATTAttccattattttattttttttgtagctgAATTTGACTAAATTAAGTGCCTAATTTGTtcgtctatatatatatagatatagatggGTCATTCGACCATATCTTGttggtttaatttttattttattttattttgtcagATTAATtctatctttttaaaaaatttgtttttgaaaatagataGTAGAAGCCTCCAGTGGTGGATTGCTTTGCACTCGGAAATTTCAGAGCCAGTCTTGAAGACATGGTgataatgtttttaaaaaaaaattgatttttttttgtctttattcgaaaaattatgaatttgatcataatttttcactttaccGATTCCTTTTGTTGAGataaattaataagtcacaaaagttttatacaaatcaaacaaatgcaaaaaaaaaaaatttaaatgaagacaaaagaaaaagagtcaCTTTAACTTCTTTGGCCAAAACAAGCCTTACTCTTCCTGCATCTACTTGGCGATTTTTCAACTACTTTTGGCCTCCATACGCTGTACGTTCCCATCGGTACACTTTCTAATTCATCCGTCCCCGATGAGGACAACAAAGGAGGATCACGTCCTTTGTTGCGGACACCGGTGGTGAATAATTTCTCGAACGAAAGTCTCGGAGTCAATTCAGACGGTTTGTAGTCATTGAACAATTTCCCCTCCTTTTCGCTGCCTTTATGCTCTCTGCTGTTCTTCGCTGTGCCTTCGCTGTAGCTTCGACGAAGTAAAGAATCGCCAAGTTTCCACCCCAACCGAGTTGAATAACTCTTCTTGCATCTGCTGGCTGGTTTTTTTCCGACTATTTTCGGCCTCCATACACTGTACGTTCCTACCGGTACACTTTCTAATTCATTCGCCTCTGCTGAGGACGGCGACACAGTCCTCAACACAGGATTGCCTCCTTTGTCGCCGCCCTCATCATCAAATAATTGCCTCAATGTAAGTCTCCTAGTCAGCATCTTACTGTCCCGATTGTTGCGGTTGAAATGGGGAAAATTTGACAATCTTGCCCCTCGTCAACTCCAACGATCTCGGTACATACGAAAGAGCATTCGATACCGTCATCGAAATTGGACGAGTTTATCTCGGTAGGTTCCGCAACACCATGGGAAGAGTAACTGTTGAAGCTAAGGCTGAAAGATTGGGCTTCACTCCTCGACCTTTCTAGCCTTTTCCGTTGTTGGTCTTCTTCCTTCATTGGGGCGTTTTACGGAGAGAGAGTAGTGtttagagagggagagtgagGGAAAGATGAGGTGAGTTTGGAATATCCGGTACTTTCTCTGTCccattttatttgcttttttcAAGTGATGTGTCATCTTGAtctgaaaaaatatataatactAGTTTAGACataataatttgaatttttttcaccgtttaaaagaCCTCAATGAATATTACTTGTGAATGATGCAAAATAAGTGAATAAAATAAACGATtcgaatcatattattttatagaGTAACCGGTGATCCAACTCAGAGTAGGCACTCTAGAAATGCGTGAATCCCCCGTGTCCCCGAGTCCCTTCTTGTAATTTTCATTCTCTTTATTCAAGCACATTAATAAGATTTTGGGTGTTTCCAAGAGTgttaattgaatttcgataaaaaaaaaattacttttttgattcctccatacgagacgaatcaataagttacaaaagtttgacgtaaaattaacaaatatgaaaaaaaattgaataaaaacaaaaaaaataagtcacttcaACTTATTGAGCCAAAATAGTCCTAACTCAAGTATATCGCTGGCTAAGCAGTGGAAGCTTCGCGATTTTTAACTTTGTCTAGCGTACAACAAAGGCAAGACCGGAGGACTCGTTCGAGTTCCTGACTCCGATGAACAGAGAGCTGCCAAGGGTAGAATACACAGGAGAGAGTTGAGAATGTCAACGATAACGTGTCGTCGTTGTCGTTATCGGCTAACAAAGAGTTTCATGTACAGAATCGAGCGTGGAAGGAATGAGAGACGAGGAGGTCGAATCTTTGATGCGAAAATTTATTTGGTGATCTTGGAGCACTACGTGACTGTACCCCAATACCCTTATATATCTACCGCACATTTATGTGAAGTCCATACACTAAGTACTGGACCCAGGACTGCTGAATATATAAGGGTGTTGGGGCACCATGTGGCGGTGCCCCAACACCATTGAAAATGAAACCTTTAGTATTCATGTTAGTTTTGATGGAAAAGTGGTTTGCGCGCATGCAACCGTCTCAGATCAATTGTCTTGCCAAGAGGGTGGCCAGACACTCTTCGTGCCGACTCTTCTTGATCTACTAGAGCAACGCTCGGAAGGTCTCGCCAAAACCATGCACCCTGCTGGTCAGACACTCTTCGTGCCGACTGTTCTTATACTAGAACGCTCGGGATGTCTCGCCAACCACCTGCTGGTCAGACAGACACTCTTCGTGTCGATTGTTTGTTCCGGTCCTCTTTGTTAGATTCCGAGTGTTTTTCATTATCCAACACTTTTTCGTGCTGAAAAGCCGAGATGCATGGGTTCTGCCATCAATGGCCGGGGATGCCGCGATGACTTGCTTTCTCGGGAATATATAAGTTCTGTACGTGGATGTATATAGTTGGCCATAGCCATGGAGTATACAGACATTTGCTATAATTAGCTTTATGCCCGCTTACAGACATTTGCTATAATTAGCTTTGCCGGGCATAATTTAATTGATCGtgatattttatttattcaCGGTTATTCAATTAGACTGTCACTATAATGATTGCAATGCTCCTCTGGCTTcgattgagttttttttcctttcttacAAAATAGTTAGCAACGTTGGGTGACTGGAATAATAGTTGAATGGGCTCCCTAGCCaatataatcttttcatttcgtCATCGACGACAGATTCTGCAAATTCATTTCCCTTTGAAACAAAATAATCCCACGAATCATGGGATGTGttttaaattttgaacttgTATATTAGTACTAGTGTTTGGGATGCATGAGTCTTATTGATATGTTTAGGTTTAACATATACATTTACATAGAAAATCATGTTACACAGAGATGTCCTCCTATTAGATAGAGGGTTGTTTAGGTTTGTTCAAGAGTACTTCAAATTGACCCGTTGGtaggaaaaataataaaatacagATGATTGAGAACCCGTTTAGTTCACACCAATTATAGTTTATAGGAAAGTCAACAGACGTCAGATGAACATTTTGGGATCGTAAAACGACAATCTTAtttgattgatttttaattGCAAAGATAATTTATTTAATTGCATTTTGTATCATATACGAGAATCGTTATATTCGTTCCATGCATATCGGGGAAGCCCACCAAAGCTGGATTTCGGGCCGGAGTGGGGAAAGGTAGAAATGAGTTCATGCCTGACGATCAATATGGAAGGacagttttcttgatgcataaCGACGACAATCTTAtttgattgatttttaatttcaaagataattttattttattacatTTTGATTCATATACGAGTGCATTCAAGTGAGAGTGAGCAGAAATGTTCCTGGAATATTCAATAATTTACAGTTGGGACGCGGGATTCATCCGCATAATAGCCGTGTCGCAAGGGTTCTTTGGTAAAAGTTTTTAGGGAAGTGTTTCAGAGAATAAGAGGAGATAGATAGATAGGGAGATGGCAGATGAGAGTAATAGGTCccattctcttgaacttaatttaaatatgagagttttgttcttatttttaaaatttttttttttacatttgttagttttgcgtgaaatttttgtggatcattgattcgtctcgacaaaaggaatcgaaaaagtaaatttatttatttttacttatatccaagtattttgaaaaataaccactttcttttaatctaaaaagtgattatttctcaaaatacttgggtaaaagtgaaaaaaatttacttttccgatttctctcgttaagacaaatcaataacccacaaaatttTGGCGTAGAACtaccaaatgtgaaaaaaattcaaataagaacaaaactctcagatttaaattaagttcaagaAAACGGGGCCTTAGTTGGGGGAAAACTTATTGAAAACCATTgtaagggagagagagaagggttcaAGAAGCCTCAAGTGAATAAAGAGTATGCTTGATTCACGGAGCCGCTGTAAAGAGGTAATTTGAGGAGTCGCTTGATCTCAGCCGTCCATTTCGACACTGGACGGTACATAGTACTCATGCTGATGAGTCATAGTAATTGAAAATCGGGGGCTTGCTGTGCCTTTAGGGCTGAACCCAAAAAGAGACATTGTCTGGAGTTCAAAAAtgtgatctaaaccgttcacTATGCGGAGCTTGACGCTTAAAACCAGCTTGTAAAACATCCAGCCAATCGGATACTGGTAATTCCGTGAACATCAAGGCAATCAGATACTGGTAACTCAGTGGAAACTAGGCTACTGAATTTTTGGAACTTCTTTGGCCCACATTTCAAGAGACTTAGAATAGggaaattctaatcgcaagCAAGAAAGATTTGTAAGtaaccacgcaaggaaaaaaGCTCAGTTTTGCCCCTACTAATCCACAAGCAAAACTTACCGTTatctgttggagctgattttttacagggccccataaaataatattcaaaaatttatgaatatttttctaaatttttgtgggacctggAATGGACTcaaacgcatttttccttgcgtggttccctacaaatcttccttgcgaatAACAGGGCTCCTTGAAATATTATGCATGATACAAATATGATTATCAAACCAACTTAATTACTTATCATTTAATACGTTTAGTTTTCAGAACTGAATTGAGTTATCAAACAAATCTCTAAAATCTATAATACGGAGTATTGTTCAAAACAAATTATTTGGGCCTGATGTAAACACATTTGAAAATGAGAGTCAGCCCGCAAAATAAAGTTTGGATCTTTGAGGGAGAATTTTGAGAGAAACGATTAATTCCCACCACCTCCCATTAATAGTTCAGGTAAGTTTACAATTGCTAAAGGTTGTAAGAGCTAAAGTGAAGGACGTCTCCTGGCAAAGTTTGTATTCGGcttatatatatttcaataaaaGTTTTagtttactttaaaaaaaataaaaaaaaccttgatGAACTTTCGTAGGTTCCCCGGGTTCAATTGTACACTAGTTAAAGTAAAACTGGAACTACTTATTTTCATAAGTCAACGTTTAATGCCAATCACGATCAACTGAGTGTAATCTTCGAGGATTTTCGACTAACTCTGATTCAGAATTGACTGGATTGTCATTGTGGATCGTGTTGCTTTCCATTttgaaatattcaagaaaatatTAAACCCATcaagataaaagaaaacaaagggcTACATCACCAAATCTTTGTGCTTCAAGATTGAGATCTCCAATTCTGCATCGTATATGCTCGGCACTCGCAAATACAAGGACCAAGTAGCCTAGAGaatgaccaaaaataaaaagatagaaaggaaaaggaaagaaggaaGTAGTACTTTGTGAGTAGGAGCTAAGTCTCAAGTTGACATTTGGCTCTGGAGGCCTCTGGGACAAAGCAACAGAGAGAAAAAACCTATGGCCGGGTCAACAGTAGAGGAGAGACTAGAAGGGTACAAGTGAATAATGCATGACAAAAGAGCAGCTTTAGGGAAAGAATCTGTAGATGGCAGTTCATCAGCACAATTGACTTTTTCATATCATTATCTTATGGTGGCCAGAATATGTACAAACCTTATGTTGTGAAAATTTAGTACAAGAATTAATTTGAGTTTCGTAATGTTCGTATGGTACTTACTAGTATCATGTTTCCTCGGGCGTGGGCTCAAGTATT
This DNA window, taken from Rhododendron vialii isolate Sample 1 chromosome 8a, ASM3025357v1, encodes the following:
- the LOC131298496 gene encoding uncharacterized protein LOC131298496, with the translated sequence MEEMPDSEGVSFCLSFKFYSSGRCEETAAKFTEEKKPLETLTDTEDDIDFTFVLGDSDLIADETSGEGQIRQLFPIFNPDLPVRNGLDQSDGKKPTGLTLRLPLQKLFADELESVPAGEYSVWRPKAVDSSSRYKKCGSTGSALKRWKLRDLLLLRRRSNSEGKEGSSVFMTPKNRELKAEKQGRLETTKAGKEKAKEKVYRCRLTKCFTNGIQHVWP